The nucleotide window GCCGCCGTACCGGCCTTGCGCATGGCCAGCGCGGCGTTCGAGAACAGGTTGATCAGCACGCCGATGATGGCCGCCTCGTCGCCGAGCACCAGCGTGTCGGGCACCAGCTCGCGCGTCAGGGTGACGCCGCGCAATTCATGCGCGGTCAGGCGGATCGATGAATCCAGCGCCTTTTCGAACAGGAACGGCGTGCCTTCGACCTCGGCGCCAGGCTTGCGGTAGGCGAAAGTCTTCAGGTCGGAAACGATATGCTGGATGCGCTGCATGCCCTGCTTGGCATCGAGCAGGCATTCCTCCAGCGGCGGGCTCGCCTTGGCCTGCGGCTCTTCCATCGCCACTTCGATTGCCATCAGGCAGAAGTTGACGGGGTTGTTGACCTCATGCAGCAGGCCCGCGGCCAGCGTGCCGATCGCGGCCATCTTTTCCTGCTGCAGCATCTGGCCCTTGATGTCGGCCAGCCGCCGGTTGATGTCGGCGAGCTCTTCGTTCTTGCGCGCCAGTTCTTCCTTCAGCCGGATCAGGTGGAAATGCCCGCGCTCGTTCATGAAGGTGTAGACCGCGCTGGCCACGATCGAAAACAGGATGAACAGCGAATTGACGATGAAGTGCGCACGCTGCGCCAGGCCGTCGGGGTGGATCAGGCAGGCGGCCAGGTACATCAGGTACGTCACCACGCCGAAGCCGATGGTCTGCCACAACCCCATCGGCATGGCGATGCCGACTGCGAAGATGACGAGGTTCAATCCGGCATAGTAGATCGACGACGCCCCGTCGGTGGTGGCGATCATCCATGCGATCATCATCTGCGGCAGCAGCAGCCAGGCCAGCGTCAGCGGCTGCACGTAGTGCCTGCCGGCCTGGTTGACCAGCAGCAGCAGGATCAGGCCAATCAGGGCCGAGACCAACAGGCGCACGACAAAGAACTGCAGCTGGTGATCGGGATAGATGCCGTAGTCGAGCCCG belongs to Cupriavidus taiwanensis and includes:
- a CDS encoding sensor histidine kinase; its protein translation is MLKRTASRYSPYEADLREFRLVSSRAGALTAIVLVLAGVGLDYGIYPDHQLQFFVVRLLVSALIGLILLLLVNQAGRHYVQPLTLAWLLLPQMMIAWMIATTDGASSIYYAGLNLVIFAVGIAMPMGLWQTIGFGVVTYLMYLAACLIHPDGLAQRAHFIVNSLFILFSIVASAVYTFMNERGHFHLIRLKEELARKNEELADINRRLADIKGQMLQQEKMAAIGTLAAGLLHEVNNPVNFCLMAIEVAMEEPQAKASPPLEECLLDAKQGMQRIQHIVSDLKTFAYRKPGAEVEGTPFLFEKALDSSIRLTAHELRGVTLTRELVPDTLVLGDEAAIIGVLINLFSNAALAMRKAGTAAPAIHTTARWDNHRLHVTVRDNGPGIPQENLARVFEPFFTTREVGQGLGLGLSISYAVIERHGGQLFAESEFGQWTAFSFDLPRAE